Proteins from a genomic interval of Elusimicrobiota bacterium:
- a CDS encoding NAD+ synthase, with protein sequence MNYKSLENQIVKWLKKKVKESGQKGIVLGLSGGIDSSVVAVLSKKAVGKNNLLCIILPCQSQKSDINDAKKVIRKFGLNSKTIDITKIFDNFIKILPTGNKLSNANLKPRLRMLVLYYFANKLNYVVAGTGNKSELSIGYFTKYGDGGVDILPIGNLYKSEVRGLAKELNIPEEIIKKPPTAGLWAGQTDESEIGTTYDELEWQLKNKKYTKKISKYVNRAKHKLCTPSIFKP encoded by the coding sequence ATGAACTACAAATCTTTAGAAAATCAGATTGTTAAATGGTTAAAAAAGAAAGTTAAAGAATCCGGTCAGAAGGGAATTGTTTTAGGACTTTCAGGAGGAATTGATTCTTCTGTTGTCGCTGTTTTAAGTAAAAAAGCGGTGGGAAAAAACAATTTATTATGTATTATTTTACCTTGTCAGTCTCAGAAATCAGATATTAATGACGCAAAGAAAGTAATAAGAAAATTTGGTCTTAACTCTAAAACGATTGATATTACAAAAATATTTGATAATTTTATTAAAATATTGCCGACAGGAAATAAGCTATCAAATGCCAACTTAAAACCCCGGCTAAGAATGCTTGTATTGTATTATTTTGCAAATAAATTAAATTATGTTGTTGCCGGCACAGGTAACAAATCTGAGCTTTCAATCGGCTATTTTACAAAATATGGCGATGGCGGAGTAGATATACTTCCGATAGGCAACCTTTATAAATCGGAAGTCAGAGGGTTGGCTAAAGAATTAAATATACCGGAAGAAATTATAAAAAAACCGCCGACTGCCGGGTTATGGGCAGGGCAAACTGACGAGAGTGAAATTGGAACAACCTATGACGAATTAGAATGGCAATTAAAAAATAAAAAATATACTAAAAAAATAAGTAAATATGTGAATCGCGCAAAGCACAAGTTGTGTACTCCCTCAATATTTAAACCATAA
- the secA gene encoding preprotein translocase subunit SecA, with protein MINFIFRKLFGTKSERDIKKLQPLIEQINLLEEQIKKLSDDSLKLKTTELKKRLSDGETIEDILPEAFAVVRETSKRTIGLRHFDVQLIGGMILHQGKISEMKTGEGKTLIAPLAAYLNSLTGNGVHIVTVNDYLAKRDRYWMGPIHEFLGLTVGFIQHDTSDEERKLMYQCDITYVTNSELGFDYLRDNMKRSKEERVLRELNYAIVDEVDSILIDEARTPLIISGPAEESTDKYYIINKIIPHLKRKKITEAEEIDAKYKGVDLAVGYDAIIDEKNHTVTLTMQGVQKCEKMLGIKNLYDDVQSEWVHHINQALKAHDLFNKDIDYVVKDGEVLIVDEFTGRLMPGRRWSEGLHQAVEAKENLRIAEENQTLATITYQNFFKLYKKISGMTGTAMTEAHEFWHIYKLDVVEIPTNQPMIRSDFPDVIYRTAKEKYDAILQEIEELHKIGRPILVGTRSIEKNEKLSAMLKKRGVPHQLLNAKFHEQEAQIIAQAGRKKAVTVATNMAGRGTDIVLGGTPSEPSEQEEVKKLGGLHIIGSERHDARRIDNQLRGRSGRQGDMGSSRFFLSLEDELMRLFGSDRIAPIMERLGMKEGEVIEHPLVSRAIENAQRKVEEMNFEIRKNLLEYDNVMNKQREVIYALRNSILEGDNISEKIWNMIDETVDEKIEIYCPKKEYPEKWEIDTIFIWAKKTFGLDLKLSGEEIQKLNQESFKELLIDKIKNIYNQRETEFTKEIMENIEKQVMLQVIDNAWKNHLYDLDQLRKGVGLRAYGQKDPLVEYKKESLSLFMMMMDRIREESVEYIFRVQVMPQPRTRPAPLPLGTQKPKIENQFNQTQQPQSDIPKTLKKIGRNDPCPCGSGKKYKKCCGK; from the coding sequence ATGATAAATTTCATTTTCAGAAAACTGTTTGGAACAAAATCAGAACGGGACATCAAAAAACTCCAACCTTTAATAGAGCAAATTAATCTTTTGGAAGAACAAATCAAAAAACTATCAGATGATAGTTTAAAGTTGAAAACTACCGAATTAAAGAAACGCCTTTCGGATGGTGAAACTATAGAAGATATTTTACCGGAAGCTTTTGCAGTTGTAAGGGAAACCTCAAAACGCACGATAGGTTTAAGGCATTTTGATGTCCAGCTCATCGGAGGAATGATCCTGCATCAGGGTAAAATATCTGAAATGAAAACCGGTGAAGGAAAAACACTTATTGCTCCTCTTGCGGCATATTTAAATTCCCTGACAGGGAATGGCGTACATATAGTAACTGTTAATGATTATCTTGCAAAACGTGACCGTTACTGGATGGGTCCTATCCATGAATTTTTGGGGTTAACCGTAGGCTTTATCCAGCATGATACCTCAGATGAAGAGAGAAAATTGATGTATCAATGTGATATTACATATGTTACAAATTCAGAACTTGGTTTCGATTATCTGCGTGATAATATGAAACGTTCAAAAGAAGAAAGAGTCTTGCGGGAATTAAATTATGCGATAGTTGATGAAGTCGACTCAATTTTAATTGACGAAGCAAGAACTCCTTTGATAATTTCCGGTCCTGCCGAAGAATCAACTGACAAATATTATATTATCAATAAAATAATTCCGCACCTTAAACGAAAAAAAATTACTGAAGCAGAAGAGATAGATGCAAAATACAAAGGAGTTGATTTGGCTGTCGGTTATGACGCTATTATAGATGAAAAAAATCACACGGTCACATTAACAATGCAAGGTGTACAAAAATGCGAGAAAATGCTGGGTATAAAAAACCTTTATGATGATGTACAGTCAGAATGGGTCCATCATATAAACCAGGCACTAAAAGCGCACGACCTTTTCAATAAGGACATTGATTATGTTGTTAAAGACGGTGAGGTTTTAATTGTTGATGAATTTACAGGACGACTTATGCCGGGTCGCCGCTGGTCTGAAGGTCTTCACCAGGCGGTTGAGGCAAAGGAAAATTTAAGAATTGCCGAAGAGAACCAGACACTTGCAACTATAACCTATCAAAACTTTTTTAAACTCTACAAAAAGATATCAGGTATGACAGGTACAGCAATGACTGAAGCACATGAGTTCTGGCATATATATAAGCTGGATGTTGTTGAAATACCTACGAACCAACCAATGATACGCAGTGATTTTCCGGACGTTATTTATCGAACTGCAAAAGAAAAATACGATGCAATTTTACAGGAAATAGAAGAACTCCATAAAATTGGAAGACCTATTTTAGTCGGCACCCGCTCAATTGAAAAAAACGAAAAACTTTCGGCAATGTTAAAGAAGCGAGGCGTACCGCATCAATTACTAAATGCTAAATTTCACGAACAGGAAGCTCAAATTATAGCACAGGCGGGAAGGAAAAAAGCAGTGACGGTAGCAACAAATATGGCGGGAAGAGGAACCGATATTGTTTTAGGCGGAACTCCTTCAGAACCTTCAGAACAGGAAGAAGTTAAAAAACTTGGCGGACTTCATATAATAGGAAGTGAAAGACATGATGCGAGAAGAATAGACAATCAATTAAGAGGCAGGTCAGGCAGGCAGGGAGACATGGGCTCGTCAAGGTTTTTCTTATCGCTGGAAGATGAACTAATGCGGCTTTTCGGTTCAGATAGAATTGCACCTATTATGGAAAGACTCGGTATGAAAGAGGGTGAGGTCATTGAGCATCCGCTTGTTTCACGTGCTATAGAAAATGCACAGCGAAAAGTAGAGGAAATGAATTTTGAAATACGAAAAAATTTACTTGAGTACGACAATGTAATGAACAAGCAGCGGGAAGTAATTTATGCACTGAGAAATTCTATACTTGAAGGTGATAATATTTCCGAAAAGATTTGGAATATGATAGATGAGACTGTTGATGAAAAAATTGAAATCTACTGTCCTAAAAAAGAATATCCTGAAAAATGGGAAATTGATACAATTTTTATATGGGCAAAGAAAACTTTTGGACTTGATTTAAAACTTTCCGGTGAAGAAATACAGAAACTTAACCAGGAATCATTCAAAGAATTACTGATAGATAAAATAAAGAATATCTACAATCAGCGTGAAACAGAATTTACAAAAGAAATAATGGAAAACATAGAAAAACAAGTCATGCTTCAGGTGATTGATAATGCCTGGAAAAATCATCTTTATGATTTAGACCAGCTGCGTAAAGGTGTAGGACTCCGTGCGTATGGGCAGAAAGATCCTTTAGTTGAATATAAGAAAGAATCGTTGTCTCTTTTTATGATGATGATGGACAGAATACGAGAAGAAAGCGTTGAATATATTTTTAGAGTTCAGGTAATGCCCCAGCCAAGAACGAGACCTGCACCACTTCCACTTGGCACACAAAAACCAAAAATAGAAAACCAGTTTAATCAAACACAACAGCCACAGTCAGATATTCCAAAAACTCTCAAAAAAATTGGAAGAAATGATCCTTGCCCTTGCGGTAGCGGTAAAAAATACAAGAAATGTTGTGGGAAGTAA
- a CDS encoding secondary thiamine-phosphate synthase enzyme YjbQ, translating into MFHKIKLITNKNVEFINITSIVEKNILESKSNNGTCVVFVPHTTAGITINENADPDVVEDILMILDKKIPLNDANYKHSEGNSAAHVKASLMGSSVTIIIENGKFQLGMWQGIYFCEFDGPRTREFWIKVIS; encoded by the coding sequence ATGTTTCATAAAATAAAATTAATTACTAATAAAAATGTTGAATTTATTAATATTACATCTATTGTTGAAAAGAATATTTTAGAATCAAAATCCAACAATGGTACTTGCGTTGTCTTTGTTCCGCACACAACTGCCGGAATCACAATTAATGAAAATGCTGACCCCGATGTAGTGGAAGATATTTTGATGATTTTGGATAAAAAAATCCCGTTAAACGATGCTAATTATAAGCATTCAGAAGGAAACTCTGCAGCTCATGTAAAAGCATCATTAATGGGTTCATCTGTAACAATAATTATTGAAAATGGAAAATTTCAGCTTGGCATGTGGCAGGGAATATACTTTTGTGAATTTGACGGTCCAAGAACTCGTGAATTTTGGATAAAAGTAATTTCTTAA
- a CDS encoding DUF1573 domain-containing protein, with protein MIPRSLLWGALFFPFFFLTFSYCQAIEIDKNIIDLGSFKEGIIIEQTLNIKNTSKNILNIGVRPSCNCITVTPEKYNLKQNQNINIKVKVNTAGYTSNINEKIFIQSNDSKNPYISIDVKGKLVSNKNLTIPITIFDSVGCLFCIELEKNTIPLYEKKYNVKIELTKYPVSDPKNYSSLVLLEKKMGKTLNKIPVLFIGNDIIGGKEEIKKNLSFLIEKYIKLGGAKKIDIPSGEVKKSDVTSKLSLLPIVSAGLIDSVNPCAFATIIFLITYLNMVLKKQKYEILLTGMSFVVGVFVTYFLIGLGLLKFLQQINQILIISKIMYLLIGVLVLFVSFQHLREAIAIKKGTNIYDNTIKLKLPNKLRWIIYTVITKLAALKYLIPIAFLIGAAITILELFCTGQIYLPTIMYIIKLPNYHTQGILYLLLYCLLFVLPLIIIFFLFYYGLDIDLLEAAFRKKIFLIKILMSAFFLTLGIIIFIITFFT; from the coding sequence TTGATACCCCGCAGCTTGCTGTGGGGAGCTTTATTCTTTCCTTTTTTCTTTCTAACCTTTTCATATTGTCAAGCCATTGAAATTGATAAAAATATTATTGATTTAGGTTCTTTCAAAGAAGGGATTATAATAGAACAAACGCTTAACATAAAAAATACATCAAAAAATATTTTAAACATTGGTGTTCGCCCTTCTTGTAATTGTATAACTGTTACTCCTGAAAAATACAACCTTAAACAAAATCAAAATATTAATATTAAAGTTAAAGTTAATACTGCAGGATATACAAGTAACATAAATGAAAAAATATTTATTCAGTCAAATGATTCTAAAAATCCATACATCTCAATTGATGTTAAGGGTAAATTAGTATCCAACAAAAACCTGACAATTCCAATTACAATATTTGACTCCGTTGGTTGTCTTTTTTGCATTGAATTAGAAAAAAATACCATACCTTTATATGAAAAAAAATATAATGTAAAAATAGAACTTACCAAATATCCTGTTAGCGACCCCAAAAACTATTCTTCACTTGTTCTTCTTGAAAAAAAGATGGGTAAGACATTAAATAAAATTCCTGTACTTTTCATCGGCAATGATATAATAGGCGGGAAAGAAGAAATTAAAAAGAATTTATCCTTTTTAATAGAAAAATATATAAAGCTTGGCGGGGCGAAGAAAATAGACATTCCTTCAGGTGAAGTTAAAAAAAGTGATGTCACCTCAAAATTAAGTTTACTTCCTATCGTATCTGCAGGTTTAATTGACAGCGTAAATCCCTGCGCATTTGCTACAATCATATTTCTTATTACATATTTGAACATGGTTTTAAAAAAGCAAAAATACGAAATATTATTAACAGGAATGTCTTTTGTTGTCGGTGTATTTGTAACCTATTTTTTAATTGGCTTAGGGTTACTAAAATTCCTCCAGCAAATCAATCAAATTTTAATAATCTCAAAAATAATGTATTTATTAATCGGAGTACTTGTACTCTTCGTTTCTTTTCAGCATTTAAGGGAAGCAATAGCAATAAAGAAAGGTACTAACATATATGATAATACCATAAAACTAAAACTTCCCAATAAATTACGTTGGATAATTTATACTGTAATTACAAAATTAGCTGCATTGAAATATTTAATACCGATTGCATTTTTAATAGGTGCTGCCATTACTATTTTAGAATTGTTTTGCACCGGTCAGATATATTTGCCCACAATAATGTATATTATAAAACTTCCTAATTACCACACACAAGGTATCCTCTATTTATTACTATACTGTTTATTGTTCGTATTGCCTCTAATAATCATATTTTTCTTATTCTATTATGGTTTAGATATTGACTTACTTGAAGCAGCTTTTAGAAAGAAGATATTTTTAATAAAAATACTTATGTCTGCCTTCTTCCTAACCCTTGGAATAATAATTTTCATAATAACATTTTTTACTTGA
- the lnt gene encoding apolipoprotein N-acyltransferase, which yields MKKILLCILSSILLILSFPKTSLWFLAWISLVPLFAAIQDEKPLKSFLYGIFTGLIFYCGILYWLATTFSAAGESIIVSITVLILLSFYLAIYFGLFCLSYSLLPTTHSLLPVFLPAFTWVSLELIRTHLFTGFPWALLGYTQWNFLPIIQISEFTGVYGISFLIVITNLTILKIINERSLKNISTIVTCFLFLISLLFGFFKLNKSTNEQMNKSTIISILQGNIDQYKKWDNTYEQEILDTYSQLANLCPSKTNLIIWPESAIPEDLVNNKNISNWIKNLAKKTRTQHLVGSNVFRNNENYTSAFLISNDGKIIDEYSKIHLVPFGEYVPLRHIIGKFVKAINEIGEFTPGKEYNVINSAIGKIGVNICFETIFPNETRKSIRNGAEIIVNITNDAWYLKTSAPYQHFTINIFRAVENRREVIRAANTGISGFIDSCGRVRLKTNIFTKTILTDSIQLSSKLTFYTKHGDIFAYICTLLTIIILVKKYFNF from the coding sequence ATGAAAAAAATACTTTTATGTATTTTATCATCAATACTTTTAATTTTATCATTCCCAAAAACATCATTATGGTTTCTTGCTTGGATTTCACTTGTACCGCTTTTTGCTGCAATTCAAGATGAAAAACCGTTAAAATCATTTTTATACGGAATTTTCACCGGTCTAATTTTTTATTGTGGAATTTTATATTGGCTTGCTACGACATTTTCTGCCGCCGGCGAATCAATAATAGTCAGCATAACCGTTCTTATTTTACTTTCTTTTTATCTTGCAATTTACTTTGGACTTTTCTGCCTTTCATATTCCTTACTTCCTACTACCCACTCCCTACTTCCTGTTTTTCTTCCTGCCTTTACCTGGGTTTCTTTAGAACTTATTCGTACACATCTTTTCACAGGCTTTCCTTGGGCACTTTTAGGCTATACACAATGGAACTTTCTTCCTATAATCCAGATTTCAGAATTCACAGGGGTCTATGGAATATCGTTCCTTATTGTTATTACAAATTTAACAATTTTAAAAATTATTAATGAACGCTCTTTAAAGAATATTTCAACAATTGTAACTTGTTTTCTTTTTTTAATCAGTTTACTATTCGGTTTTTTTAAACTTAACAAATCAACGAATGAACAAATGAACAAATCAACGATTATAAGTATTTTGCAAGGCAACATAGATCAGTATAAAAAATGGGATAATACATATGAACAGGAGATACTTGATACGTATTCACAACTGGCTAACTTGTGTCCGTCAAAAACCAACTTAATTATTTGGCCGGAATCAGCGATTCCGGAGGATTTGGTAAATAACAAAAATATTTCCAATTGGATTAAGAATCTTGCAAAAAAAACAAGGACCCAACATTTAGTTGGTTCAAACGTTTTTAGAAACAATGAAAATTATACTTCAGCTTTTTTAATATCTAATGACGGTAAGATTATAGATGAATATTCTAAAATTCATCTCGTACCATTCGGAGAATATGTTCCTCTAAGACATATTATAGGCAAATTTGTAAAAGCAATAAATGAAATAGGAGAATTTACACCAGGTAAAGAATATAACGTTATTAATTCTGCAATCGGAAAGATTGGAGTAAACATCTGTTTTGAAACAATATTCCCAAACGAAACAAGAAAATCAATCAGAAATGGAGCTGAAATAATAGTAAATATTACAAATGACGCATGGTATCTTAAAACATCTGCACCGTATCAGCACTTTACGATTAATATTTTCAGAGCGGTTGAAAATAGGCGCGAAGTTATAAGAGCGGCGAATACAGGTATTTCAGGATTCATAGATTCTTGCGGTAGAGTAAGATTAAAAACAAATATTTTCACTAAAACAATACTTACTGATTCTATCCAACTTTCCAGCAAATTAACTTTTTATACAAAACATGGAGATATTTTTGCATATATTTGTACTTTATTAACTATTATCATTTTAGTTAAAAAATATTTCAATTTTTAA
- a CDS encoding cold shock domain-containing protein has product MRGKVKWFNDSKGYGFLAKDDGSGDVFVHFSSISGDGFKTLAEGDAVEFDVTDSDKGPKATNVKKV; this is encoded by the coding sequence ATGCGTGGTAAAGTAAAGTGGTTCAATGACTCCAAGGGTTACGGCTTCTTGGCGAAAGATGATGGTTCAGGTGATGTGTTCGTTCACTTTTCTTCTATTTCCGGTGATGGCTTTAAAACACTGGCAGAAGGCGATGCAGTTGAATTTGACGTTACGGATTCTGATAAAGGTCCAAAAGCAACTAATGTGAAAAAAGTCTAA